In one Alnus glutinosa chromosome 12, dhAlnGlut1.1, whole genome shotgun sequence genomic region, the following are encoded:
- the LOC133851710 gene encoding ARM REPEAT PROTEIN INTERACTING WITH ABF2-like translates to MDHHREGQTSTGRRSLKRKLEREFEDQSEHHKVLVVEPREARRDLAREVLAHVNVLESISFSAGADRASAKGAAVSLSELAKYEDNVNVIVECGAVPALVKHLQAPSAVKEGDSGRLLYEHEVEKGSAFALGLLAVKPEHQQLIVDAGALPHLVDLLKRHKNGCNTRAVNGVIRRAADAITNLSHENGCIKTSVRIEGGIPPLVELLEYSDIKVQRAAAGALRTLAFKNDENKTQIVECNALPTLIVMLWSEDATIHYEAVGVIGNLVHSSPKIKKEVLLAGALQPIIRLLSSRCQESQREAALLLGQFAGADSDCKMHIVQRGAVQPLIEILQSPDTQLREMSAFALGRLAQDTHNQAGIAHRGGILPLLKLLDSKNGSLQHNAAFALYGLADNEDNVADLIKVGGVQKLQDGEFTVQPTRDCVAKTLKRLEEKIHGRVLNHLLYLMRVSEKSVQTRVALALAHLCAPDDQKTIFIHNNGLELLLELLESTSLQQQHDGSMALYKLSTKATSVSPVDAAPPSPNPQVYLGEQYVNNPTLSDITFLVEGKQFYAHRICLLASSDAFRAMFDGGYRERDAKDIEIPNIRWDVFEFMMRFIYTGSIEVNLEIAQDLLKAADQYLLDGLKRLCEYAIAQDICVENVSLMYELSEAFNAMSLRKACMLFILEQFDKLSVRPWYSHLIKCILPEIRKFLTNILSQPIQADLCQE, encoded by the exons ATGGATCACCACCGCGAGGGCCAAACCTCAACTGGCAGACGAAGCTTGAAGAGGAAGCTAGAGCGAGAGTTCGAAGACCAGAGTGAGCATCACAAGGTTCTCGTCGTCGAGCCCCGCGAGGCTCGCCGGGACCTGGCCCGGGAGGTCCTCGCCCATGTCAATGTCCTTGAGTCCATTTCCTTTTCCGCTGGAGCCGATCGCGCCTCCGCCAAGGGCGCCGCTGTTTCCCTCTCCGAACTCGCCAAATACG AGGATAATGTGAATGTGATAGTGGAGTGCGGAGCGGTTCCGGCTTTAGTGAAGCATCTCCAGGCACCGTCGGCCGTCAAAGAAGGTGACAGCGGTCGATTGCTGTATGAGCATGAGGTGGAGAAAGGAAGCGCATTCGCTCTTGGACTTCTTGCTGTCAAA CCAGAGCATCAACAACTCATAGTTGATGCTGGAGCTCTACCCCATCTTGTGGATTTGTTAAAGAGGCACAAGAATGGTTGTAACACCCGAGCAGTCAATGGTGTTATTAGGAGAGCTGCTGATGCAATAACTAATCTTTCTCATGAAAATGGCTGCATTAAAACCAGTGTCAG GATTGAAGGTGGTATTCCTCCTCTAGTTGAACTGCTTGAGTATTCTGATATAAAGGTACAAAGAGCAGCTGCTGGGGCCCTGCGGACACTTGCattcaaaaatgatgaaaacaaAACTCAG ATTGTAGAATGCAATGCTCTACCAACCCTTATAGTAATGCTTTGGTCTGAGGATGCCACTATACATTATGAAGCG GTTGGTGTAATAGGTAATCTGGTCCACTCAtccccaaaaattaaaaaagaagttcTCCTTGCTGGAGCTTTACAACCTATTATCAGATTGCTTAG TTCCCGCTGTCAGGAAAGCCAAAGAGAAGCAGCTCTGTTACTTGGTCAATTTGCTGGGGCCGATTCTGATTGCAAG ATGCACATTGTTCAAAGGGGTGCTGTCCAGCCATTAATCGAGATACTTCAGTCCCCAGATACACAGCTCAGAGAGATGTCGGCTTTTGCGCTTGGGAGGTTGGCACAG GACACGCACAACCAAGCTGGTATTGCTCATCGTGGAGGTATCCTGCCTCTACTAAAGCTTCTTGATTCAAAAAATGGATCTTTGCAACATAATGCTGCGTTTGCTTTATATGGTCTTGCAGATAATGAG GATAATGTCGCAGATCTCATCAAGGTTGGTGGTGTTCAGAAACTTCAAGATGGAGAATTCACTGTTCAA CCAACTAGAGATTGTGTAGCAAAGACATTGAAGAGATTAGAGGAGAAGATTCATGGACGT GTACTAAACCACTTGCTATATCTGATGCGGGTTTCAGAGAAGTCTGTTCAAACACGGGTTGCCTTGGCTCTTGCCCATCTTTGTGCCCCTGACGATCAAAAGACTATTTTTATCCATAACAATG GTTTGGAGTTGCTGCTTGAGCTTCTCGAGTCTACAAGCCTGCAGCAGCAACATGATGGTTCAATGGCCTTGTATAAGTTGTCTACCAAAGCTACCTCAGTCTCGCCTGTGGATGCTGCTCCTCCATCGCCAAACCCACAG GTATATTTGGGTGAGCAATATGTAAACAATCCTACACTTTCTGATATCACGTTCTTAGTTGAAG GTAAACAGTTCTACGCTCACAGGATTTGTCTGCTGGCTTCTTCAGATGCATTCCGAGCAATGTTTGACGGCGGTTACAGG GAGAGGGATGCCAAAGACATAGAGATTCCAAATATTAGATGGGATGTTTTTGAGTTCATGATGAG ATTCATATACACAGGATCAATCGAAGTCAACCTTGAGATTGCCCAGGATCTCCTCAAAGCTGCTGATCAATATCTTTTGGATGGTCTTAAGCGTCTCTGCGAGTACGCCATTGCTCAG GATATTTGTGTGGAAAATGTCTCTCTCATGTATGAGTTATCAGAGGCCTTTAATGCTATGTCATTAAGGAAAGCATGCATGCTGTTTATTTTGGAGCAGTTTGACAAATTGAGTGTCAGGCCATG GTATTCCCACCTGATCAAATGCATTCTACCAGAGATTCGCAAATTCTTAACCAATATACTTTCTCAGCCCATCCAAGCTGACTTGTGTCAAGAATAG
- the LOC133851455 gene encoding DAR GTPase 3, chloroplastic, whose amino-acid sequence MAVQLSALWLPNSPTLPGHFLQCPRTNPKSFPTALAATPSLSSPPPTIQIVGGKTPSWYENGNANSKDGCQGESDWVDLDADLYHWTKALRPVQWYPGHIAKTEKELKVQLKLMDVVIEVRDARIPLSTSHPQMDLWLGNRKRILVLNREDMISTADRNAWATYFARQGMKVVFSNGQHGMGTMKLARLAKALAEGVNVKRRAKGLLPRAVRAGIVGYPNVGKSSLINRLLKRRMCPAAPRPGVTRELKWVRFGTDLELLDSPGIIPMRISDQSAAIKLAICDDIGERSYDVADVAAILVQMLTRLPSVGTRALCNRYKIDVDGQCGQIFVQKLALHLFSGDIQQAAFRILSDFRKGKLGWVALERPPR is encoded by the exons ATGGCTGTTCAGCTCTCAGCCCTATGGCTGCCAAACTCTCCTACACTCCCGGGACACTTTCTTCAATGCCCAAGAACCAACCCCAAGTCATTTCCAACGGCTCTCGCTGCTACACCTTCTCTCTCATCGCCGCCTCCCACTATTCAG ATTGTTGGTGGGAAAACTCCCAGTTGGTATGAAAATGGGAATGCCAATTCCAAAGATGGCTGCCAAGGAGAGAGTGATTGGGTTGATCTAGATGCTGATCTTTATCACTGGACAAAGGCACTGCGTCCTGTTCAG TGGTATCCTGGTCATATAGCAAAAACAGAAAAGGAGCTTAAAGTGCAACTCAAGTTAATGGATGTTGTGATAGAGGTGCGAGATGCAAGAATTCCATTGTCCACAAGCCATCCACAG ATGGATTTGTGGCTTGGGAATAGGAAAAGAATTCTGGTATTGAATAGAGAAGACATGATATCCACCGCAGACCGGAATGCTTGGGCAACTTATTTTGCAAGGCAGGGTATGAAGGTTGTCTTTTCCAATGGGCAACATGGAATG GGGACTATGAAGCTTGCGCGTTTAGCAAAGGCATTAGCAGAAGGTGTAAATGTCAAACGCAGAGCCAAAGGACTACTTCCACGGGCG GTTCGAGCTGGAATAGTTGGATATCCAAATGTTGGAAAATCATCTTTGATCAACCGTTTGCTGAAGCGGCGAATGTGTCCCGCAGCTCCCAGACCAGGTGTTACAAGAGAATTGAA GTGGGTTCGTTTCGGGACAGACCTTGAGTTGCTAGACTCTCCTGGAATAATCCCAATGCGGATTAGTGATCAGTCAGCTGCAATAAAGCTTGCTATTTGTGATGACATTGGAGAGAGATCCTACGATGTCGCTGATGTTGCCGCAATTCTTGTACAGATGCTGACTAGGCTTCCATCAGTAG GCACAAGAGCTCTTTGCAATCGCTATAAGATTGATGTGGATGGTCAATGTGGTCAAAT ATTTGTTCAGAAGCTTGCACTTCACTTGTTCAGTGGTGATATTCAACAAGCGGCATTCCGCATTTTGTCTGATTTTCGGAAAGGGAAGCTTGGTTGGGTTGCACTGGAGAGGCCTCCTAGATAA
- the LOC133851456 gene encoding cyclin-P3-1 yields METLALDAQNVDSDIYLSLGLTELRKGVPGIPRVLSLLSSLLERSVQKNENLLEATQIEDVVTIFHGLRAPTLSIRQYIDRIFKYSGCSPSCFVVAHIYVDRFIQSTEVHLTSLNVHRLLITSLMLAAKFIDDAFFNNAYYAKVGGVSTAELNRLEMKFLFSIDFRLQVTTETFGRYCLQLEKETAEGLQIERPFKACGIKESWSSKEDSSCAPTVAQ; encoded by the exons ATGGAAACTTTGGCACTTGATGCTCAGAATGTAGACTCAGATATTTACCTTTCATTGGGGCTTACAGAACTGAGAAAAGGCGTTCCTGGAATTCCACGGGTTTTATCACTTCTCTCCTCACTTCTTGAGAGATCTGTTCAAAAAAATGAGAATCTGTTGGAGGCAACACAAATTGAAGATGTTGTCACAATATTCCATGGCTTGAGAGCACCCACTCTGAGCATTCGGCAGTATATTGATCGGATCTTCAAGTACTCTGGCTGCAGCCCTTCCTGCTTTGTTGTCGCACACATATACGTGGATAGATTCATTCAGAGTACAGAGGTTCATTTAACTTCACTAAATGTTCACCGGCTTCTGATAACAAGCCTAATGCTTGCCGCAAAATTTATTGATGACGC ATTCTTCAACAATGCATATTATGCCAAAGTGGGAGGAGTAAGCACAGCAGAGTTGAACAGGTTGGAGATGAAGTTTTTGTTTAGTATAGATTTCAGACTTCAAGTAACTACAGAGACGTTCGGAAGATATTGTTTACAATTGGAAAAGGAAACCGCAGAAGGGCTCCAGATTGAACGGCCTTTTAAAGCCTGTGGAATTAAAGAGAGTTGGTCAAGCAAAGAAGATTCGAGTTGTGCTCCCACAGTTGCACAATGA